The following is a genomic window from Microbispora sp. ZYX-F-249.
CATGGCCTGGGCGAGGACGGTCGCGGTGGTGGTGCCGTCACCCGCGATGTCGTTGGTCTTGGTCGCCACTTCCTTGGCGAGCTGGGCGCCGAGGTTCTCGTACGGCTTGTCCAGCTCGACCTCGCGAGCGATGGTCACACCGTCGTTCGTGATCGTCGGGGCACCGAACTTCTTGTCGATGACGACGTTGCGGCCACGGGGGCCGAGGGTCACCTTGACTGCGTCGGCGAGAGCGTTCACACCACGCTCGAGAGCGCGCCGCGCGTCCTCTTCGAACTCCAGGATCTTCGGCATTCAGGTCTCCTTGTGAGCGCGCGGAGCCCCGGGCGCGTGTCCCGGGGCTCCACTGGCCGACGCGGCCTACTTCTCGATGATGGCGAGCACGTCGCGGGCCGAGAGCACCAGGTACTCCTCGCCGCCGTACTTGACCTCGGTGCCGCCGTACTTGCTGTAGAGGACGACGTCGCCCTCCTTGACGTCGAGCGGGATGCGCTTCTCGCCGTCCTCGTCCCAGTTGCCCGGACCCACAGCGAGGACGCGGCCCTCCTGCGGCTTCTCCTTGGCGGTGTCCGGGATGACCAGGCCGGAGGCGGTGGTCTGCT
Proteins encoded in this region:
- the groES gene encoding co-chaperone GroES, with the translated sequence MTTATKVPVKPLGDRIVVQPLEAEQTTASGLVIPDTAKEKPQEGRVLAVGPGNWDEDGEKRIPLDVKEGDVVLYSKYGGTEVKYGGEEYLVLSARDVLAIIEK